Part of the Virgibacillus necropolis genome, AATCCATTACATTATAAAACCATTATGGCTACTTCCCTTGAGGTTTCCCATGTCCTATTCGTACAGGATGCAACGAAAAAAAAAAACGATTTTCCCGCCAGGCTTTAGTACAGGGATTAATAAATTGCCTATAGGGGTGGTAACAAAGGCCGACGCAGAAACAGCGGATATACCAAAAGCTATACACCAGCTAAAAAGGGTGATCTCTAAAGGCCCCATTGTCATAACTTCTGCGGAAGAAAATAGAGGATTAGATATTATTAGGGATCTAGTAAAGTGTAAAAGTATAAAGGAAATGAAAGAATATGCCGAAAGCTGTGATAGTGAGGATATTACTTTTAATGAAACCCTTTACAAATAAACTATTTTAAACTAATATAATAGTTAGATATATTTTAAAAAGAATAGATTCAAGGCAAAGGCGCCTTATACAACTATCTAAATGGATAGTTCGTATGGGGTGCCTTTTTGTGTTTAAGAAGGAGTGGCATGTATGGATCAACGTAAAAAAGAAGAGCTACTAAGTGCTGGAATTGATATTGGTACAAGTACAACAAAACTCATAATTAGTAGATTTTCTCTTATGAATACAGCGGGAAGTACACATATGCCTCGTATTGAAATTGTTGATAAAGAAGTCGTTTATAAAAGCCCTATTTTCAGAACACCATTGAAATCGGACAATGAAATTGACATGAATGCAATAGAAGAAATGGTTTTGTCTCAGTATAATGAAGCCAATATTACATCAAATGATATTAAAACGGGTGCTGTGATCATCACTGGGGAGACAGCTACAAAAACGAATGCACAAGAGATGATTAATCACTTATCAAGACATGCAGGAGAGTTTTTAGTAGCAACGGCGGGACCTGACTTAGAAAGCATCATAGCTGCTAAAGGATCAGGTGCTTACGATTATTCAAAAAACACGAACAAAACGATTGCGAATATAGACATTGGGGGTGGGACCGCGAATATAGCGGTTTATCAATACGGAAAGCTACTTGGTACGTGCACCCTCCATGTTGGTGGGAAATTAATTGAAGTTAGTGACGATAAGATAAATTATATTGCTCCATCTTTAAAGAAGGCCATTAAGCGAATAGATATTTCTATTAAAGAAGGAGAAAAATATGATCAAAAAGACCTTAGAAAGATAACCGATTATATGACTACTATCATTTCTTCTATGCTTAGAAATGAATTGACTGAGACTGAAGATTTGCTCTTAGGGCGTTTGCCGAACTGGGAACAACCAATTGATGTGATTATGTTCTCCGGAGGGGTCTCGGAATGCATTTATCATTCTGAGAATTGCCATTCCGTTGATAGGTATAATGACATTGGTAATCTTTTAGCTATGTCGATTACGGAGGATGCTACATTAGCATCGTGGGAATGGATTAAACCTAATGAGACGGTACGCGCGACAGTTTTGGGAGCCGGAACTCAAACGACTGAAATTAGTGGAGGAACTATTCAAGTTGATAATGAAACCCTTCCCTTGAGGAACCTTCCAGTGTATAAAATTCCCTTCAAAGGGGATTTCGCTGAAAACTTATCCCAACTCACTCAATCGATTGAAGCAGGTATAGAAATATACGATCCAAAAAAAGAGGGGCAAAACTTTGCATTATATCTATCAGACCTTCCTTTATTAGGGTTTAAGGAAATGCAAAGTTTGGCGGATGCTCTAGTGAACGCTGTTAGAAAAAAACCTAAACAGCAGCCACTAATCATCGTTCTTGAACGAGATCTTGCCAAATCCCTTGGGCAGACAATTCGTGTCCAACACGAGCATCAACACACCTTGTGTATTGATCAGATTTATGTAGAACATGGGGATTATTTAGACATTGGAAAAGCTTTACAATCAGGTGTAGTACCAGTTGTTATTAAAACACTAACTTTTCATTAACGGGAAGGAGGCTATCTGTTGAATTTAACAATTAAGCATTTAGGACATACATATCAATTCTCTTCATTAAAAGACCTTTTTGCAAAGGCGAACGAAGAGAAGTCTGGAGATCGTTTAGCTGGAGTTGGAGCAGACAGTGTACAAGAGCGAATTGCAGCTAAAGAAATAATGGGTGATTTAACACTTCAAGTTATTCGGGATAATCCTCTTCTTCCACCCGAGGAGGATGAAGTATCTAGAATTATTGAATCCCTAGTCAATGAAAGAATCTATTCATCCATCAAAAGTTGGTCGATATCTGAATTGCGAGAGTATATATTAGACAGCGAAACAACAGGGGAAGACCTTAAACGAATAAGTCAAGGGCTAACAAGTGAGATGATAGCAGCTGTTGCAAAACTTATGTCTAATCTGGATCTAATTCATGCATCAAATAAGCTTGAAATATTAACTAAATGTAACATTACAATTGGTCAAAAAGGCGTACTTTCTTCTAGGTTACAGCCTAATCACCCCACTGATAATGTTGGGGGCATGCTTGCTTCACTAAAAGAGGGGCTTTCCTATGGTGTGGGGGATGCTGTTATAGGGATTAACCCAGTTGAAGATTCCGTTGAAAGTGTAAAGAGGCTTCTTCATGCTACTCACGACTTCATGGAGGAGTGGAAGATACCGACACAAAATTGCGTTTTAGCACACGTCACGACACAAATGAAGGCAATTGAACAAGGTGCTCCTGCAGATATGATTTTTCAAAGTATTGCGGGGACAGAAACCGCCAATCGATCTTTTGGGATTGATTCGACTCTTCTTAGTGAGGCGAGTGAATTAGCAAAAGTGCAGGGGACGGGGACAGGCCCTCAAAGGTTGTACTTTGAAACTGGTCAAGGCTCGGAGCTATCAGCTGAAGCTCACCATGGGATTGATCAAATGACACTTGAGGCTAGAAATTACGGTTTTGCCCGTTACTATGATCCTTATATTGTAAATACAGTTGTCGGGTTCATAGGCCCAGAGTATCTTTATGACAATAAACAGGTCATACGGGCAGGCCTTGAAGATCATTTCATGGGGAAGATGCATCTCCTACCAATGGGTGTTGACATTTGTTATACGAACCACATAAAGGCCGATCAAAATGATATAGAGAATCTTGGTGTTTTGCTAACAACAGCTGGTGTCAATTTTATTATTGCTGCCCCGATGGGCGATGATTGTATGTTGAACTATCAGTCAATGAGTTATCATGACGTGGCGACTTTACGTCAAACATTTAACAAACGTCCATCCCCCCTATTTGAAAAGTGGTTAGAAGGTATGGGCATTTTAGAAAATGGTAAACTTACAAGCCAAGCCGGCGATCCTACAATATTTACACGATAGGAGGTGGGAGATATGGATCCGTCTACCATTGAAAAGGTTACTAAAATTGTATTATCAAAATTGCAATCGATTGATGATTCACGTAATGAAGAAGGTGTGAAGATGTGGGATCATACAGCTTCAACACCCACAGTTGAACGTTTTCCTTCATCCTCTATTGAAGAAGGGGCTGTAGGACAAGTAAAGTTTTCTAAATTCGATACAACAGTTAAAAAAACTAATCACCGCGCTAATAAAGGGAATGGTGAAGCCACAATCCAACAAAAAGAACCGTTGGATGGTTTAAAGGAGCTTACCAATAAGACACCAGCAAGGATTGGTGTTGGGCGCGCAGGTGTAAGACCAAAGACAAATGCCTGGTTAAAATTCAGATATGATCATGCTGCAGCGGTTGACGCAGTATTTGGGGAAGTCGATCAAAGTCTATTAGAAGCACTTGAATTATTTACTGTAAAAACTAAAGTGACAGATAAGGAGACTTATATTAGAAGACCAGATTTTGGAAGAAGACTATCGGATGAAGCCAAAGAAATGTTGAATGAAAAATGTCAACAATCCCCACAAATTCAGATTATTGTATCTGATGGCTTAAGTTCAAAAGCGATAAATGCAAACTTGGAGGATGTTTATCTTTCGCTACAACAATCATTGAAGACCTTAGGACTTGATGTTGGGACTTCCTTTTTTATAGAAAAGGGAAGAGTAGCGGTTATGGATGACATAGGGGAGCAGTTAAAACCAGAAGTTGTCATTTTATTGGTTGGCGAACGACCTGGACTGGTTAGCGCAGAGTCATTAAGCGCCTACTTGTGTTACAAACCCAGATTAGACACGATTGAATCTGATCGTACTGTTTTATCCAATATACATCAGGGTGGAATCCCGCCAGTAGAAGCGGGGGCCTACTTGGGTAGCTTAGTTGAAAAAATAGTAAGCTATGAAGCTAGCGGTGTCTCCCTAGTTAAAAAGGAAGGGTAAAGGAGGCAGGACATGAGGTTAGATCCAATTTACGCGGACATACTTTCCGTACGTATCATTCCCAACGTGGATCCAATGCTAGCTAAACAGCTCAAAATCAAGAAAAGTCATAAAAGTTTAGCAATGTTTACTGTCGACCTAGACGATGTAGGAGTTACTGCTTTAGATGAGGCAACAAAACATGCAGATGTTGACGTTGCGTATGCTCAATCATTCTATGCGGGTGCGGATCATGCATCAGGCCCCTTATCAGGTGAGTTCATTGGAATTTTATCCGGTCCAAATCCTGATGAGGTCAAAAGTGGAATGGGCGCTGTTAAACAAGTGGTTGAACATGAAGCTTATTTTGAGGCAATTAATGAAGCCAAAACGCACAGTTTGTATGCGCATGTCGTGTCAAAACCAGGAAAGTTTTTATCTAAAGAGGCGGGGGTTGAACCTGGTCAAGCACTTGCTTACCTTATCGCTCCACCATTGGAGGCTGTTTATGGGATTGATACTGCTTTGAAAGCTTCTAATGTGGAACTTACCACCTTTTACAGGCCACCAACAGAAACAAACTTTGGTGGAGGCTTGCTAACGGGGACACAATCTTCTTGTCATGCTGCCTGTGAGGCCTTTCGTGAAGCTGTAATGGAAGTTGCTGAAAATTCAACCCGTTATTAAGTATTAATTTAGAAAGGAGTGTTACATTATGGAGTTTGATTCTGACTTGCAATCCATTCAAGAGATGAGAGGTGCAGTTAAACGGGCTAAAGTGGCTCAGAAAAAGTTTGAAGAATTTTCGCAGGAGAAAATTGATTATATCGTTAAAAAGGTTGCCGATGCAGCTTTTGAACAATCCGAGTTTTTAGCAAGAATGGCCGTTGAAGAGACGGGTATGGGTGTAGTCGAACATAAAATAATTAAAAACCAAGTAGGTTCGCGAGACGTCTATGAATCTATCAAGGATGAAAAGACGGTGGGAATAGTAAATGAAGACCGTGAAAGAAAGGTAACTGAATTTGCTTACCCATTTGGTGTAATAGCAGGCATCATTCCTACTACTAACCCGACTTCAACAGCTTTTTTCAAAACGTTGATTTCATTAAAAACGCGAAATGCTATTGTTGTTAGTCCACATCCCTATGCGGCAAAGTGTACAGTAGAGGCATTAAAAATATGTAATAAAGCCGCGGTTGAAGCTGGTGCACCTGAAGGGATTATCGGATGGATTTCTAAACCATCTATGCCTGCAACAACAGAGCTTATGAAACATAAAGATGTTGATTTAATTTTAGCAACGGGAGGTGGAGGACTTGTAAAAGCAGCCTATAGCTCCGGAAAGCCAGCTTATGGTGTTGGTCCAGGAAATGTTCCTGTTTATCTAGAGAAATCGTGCAATGTTAAGCAGGCCGTCAAAATGGTCGTCGATAGTAAGACGTTTGATAATGGAACAATATGTGCCACAGAGCAAGGCATTGTAGTTGATCAAAATATTAAAGAGGTAACGATACGAGAACTAAAAAATAGTGGTGCATATTTCTTAGACTCGGAAGAAAAGAAAAAGATGGAAGATGTGATCTCCCCTTTAAGAGGAGGTAAATTAAACCCAAAAATTGTAGGGCGTACAGCTCCGAAAATCGCGGAGATGGCTGGTATTACTGTTCCGAATGATACAAGATTGCTTATTGCAGAAGAAAATCAAATCGGAAAAGATATACCATTTTCAATAGAAAAGCTAGCACCTATTTTCCCGCTTTATGCAGCAAAAAGTGAGGAAGAAGCTAAGAGAATTTGTCTTGAACTATTGGAACTTGGAGGTAGAGGCCATACCCTATCCTTACACACAAATGATGACAAGGTAGCTAAGATGTACGGTCATGAAATGCCGGTTTCTAGATTAGTGGTTAACACACCTTCCAGTATTGGTGCGGTAGGCGCAACGACGGGATTAAAAGCCTCAATGACATTAGGTTGTGGCTCTTATGGTGGAAACATTACTTCAGACAATATCACAGCCAGTCATTTGTTGAACATAAAGAGATTGGCTTATGGCATTAAAGATGTAGAGATACCTAAGCCATCCGAAAATCGTGTAGTTGAAAGTAGTAACTCATCCGAATCAAATGAAATTGATGAAATTGTTGATCAAGTTTTTCAAAAGGTAGATACAAAAGATCTAGATCCACAAGTGGTATCAAAGATAGTGGAAAAGGTATTAAAACAATACCAATAAAAATTAGGAGGAATTTAAAATGGCACTTAATGGCGCATTAGGAATGATTGAGACAAAAGGACTTGTAGCATCGGTAGAGGCAGCAGACGCAATGGTAAAGGCAGCAAACGTTAACTTAGTTGGAAAAATTCACGTTGGTGGCGGAATTGTAACTATCTTAGTAAGTGGAGATGTTGGTGCTGTAAAAGCAGCTACTGAATCAGGTAGTGCAGCAGCACAACGGGTAGGGGAGCTTTTATCCGTACATGTGATTCCACGTCCACACAACGAACTGGAAAGCATTCTTCCAAAAATTGAAGTGAATCAACAAAGTTAATCTTTGAGTTTATGTGGAGTACAGTGAAAGTGAGGTTAGGTGATTGAATCAACAAAGCCTAGACGAAATCGTTAAAGATGTGATTACTCAACTTCATAATAATAATGAGGGTTCTTCTAGCGGTATACCTATTGGTGTATCCGCTAGACACTGTCATTTGGACAAAATAGCGTTAGAGCGGTTATTTGGAGAAGGATACGAGCTTACCAAAAAAGCAAACTTGGGACAGCCAGGCCAGTTCGCTAGCAACGAGACTGTCACCATAGTTGGGCCAAAGGGAAGCATTGAAAAAGTAAGGATTTTGGGTCCGTTGAGGAAGTCATCGCAGGTTGAGGTAAGTCAAACTGATGCCTTTAAGTTAGGATTAAAACCTCCTATACGCGACTCAGGCAACTTAAGTAACTCTTCGCCCATAACTATCGTAGGGCCAAAAGGAAGTATATTCCTTCATGAGGGTTTGATTATAGCTCAAGCACATATACACATGAGCCCTGAGAATGCAGAACACTATGGTGTACAAAATGGTGAACATGTAAGGGTTAAGGTTGGTAATGAAAGAAGACCCATACAGTTCGAGAAAGTTCTTATCCGTGTATCCAAGAAGTATAAGTTGGAAATGCATATCGATACTGATGAAGCAAATGCCGGGATCGTAAAAACAGGCAATTATGGCGAATTATTAAAAGCTGGTAGTTCTTATGATTGACAAAAAAGTAATCGAAGAGATTGTAGTAAATATTTTAAAAAAAGAAGGGATTACGAGTAAGGGTGCTAAACCAACCTTACTCGTGATTTGTTCAGAGGATCCGGAAGAGAACACACTTGAAATCTTGAGACAACATTGGAGAATCACTATTCTAGATCCAGCAAACGATGAAGTTCCTTTTGGTACTAATCAAGCTGTTTTCTTAGATGTAAATCAAGATTTATTAGTGAAAGGTGCCCTAGGAATTGCTGATACGAAGGAGAGTTTATTTTTTTCTAAGTTGGTGATGCAAGAATCTAAAATCCAATTTGTACCTAGTGCAGCATTAAACTGGTTGTTACACAGTAGTGATGGGTATCCATCCAATTCAAGCTATAAAGATTTACTGAGTAATTATTGTGAAATCCTTAGGGGATTCGGTGTTTCCTTTCTAAGCATCGAAGAAATTGTACCTGAAGAGGTTCCAACAACCTTTTACGCTCAAAAGAATATTCCAAACTACGAAGGAAAATTACTTACTCAGGATGTAGTAAAGACATGGCAAAAAAAAGAAATTTATATCACAAAAAAAACAATTGTAACACCTCTCGCCAGAGATGTAGCAAGAGAATTAAAAATAGAAATTCACAAGAGTGAGTCATAGGAGGGACAACCAATGATAGTAGGAGAAGTGGTTGGTAATATATGGGCGACACGCAAAGAAGAAGGACTAACCGGGCTAAAGTTCCTAGTAGTTCAACCTGACTCTTCCTTCTCGTCATTTAGTCCATCAACATTTGTCGCAGTTGATCGGATTGGAGCGGGTGTAGGTGACAAAGTCATGGTTACTAATGGAAGTTCAGCATCCCGCATTGATAACGTTCAACTGCCTATTGACTCACTAATCATTGGTATCGTTGATTCCGTAGAGGTAGAAAGGGGTGAAGGAAATGGCTAAAGCATTGGGAATGATTGAAACAAGGGGGCTCATTGGTTCTATTGAGGCTGCTGACGTAATGGTAAAAGCTGCAAATGTAAATCTTGTTAAACAAGAAAAAATTGATGCTGCTTTGGTAACAATTCTAGTCGAGGGTGATGTAAGTGCTGTTCAAGCTGCTGTTGAAGCGGGTAGAGATGCAGCTCAAAGAGTGGGAGAGCTTGTTGCTCACTACGTAATTCCACATCCAGATGATCAAACTAGGGAAGTCCTTATGAAAGAGGATAGTCCTGAGCAAACAAAGGAAAGAAAAATTACAAAACCCCGAACAGCTAAAAAAAGTAAGCAGAAGTCTGAAACTGATAGCAAACAAAAACCAACCTTTAAAAATTCCTCATCATTTGAGGACGTTCCAAAGGATGAAACTAATAAAGAGTCAACATAAGTAATGTAGTGGAGGTAAAATCATGTCATTTGAGCGAAAAAAGTTTGCGGTCATCGGGGCCGGGTTTACCGGAACAACAACCGCCTTAATGATTGCGCAAAAAGAACTTGGTGATGTAGTTTTGGTGGATACCCCATCCATGAAAAATCCAACCAAAGGAAAAGCGCTGGATATGCTAGAGGCAAGTCCAGTCCAAAAATTTGATTCAAGTATTACCGGGACGTCTGATTATAAAGATATTCAAGATGCAGATATGGTCATAATTACGGCTGGAATTCCTAGAAAGCCAGGAATGAGTCGTGACGATTTGGTCGTAACCAATGCCAAGATTATTAAAGAAGTATCTGAAAATATTGTCCGGTATGCCCCAGATAGTTATATTTTAGTATTAAGTAACCCAGTGGATGCGATGACATATGTATGCTATAAAGAAACCGGGTTCCCCAAAAATCGTGTGATTGGCCAATCAGGAGTCCTAGATACTGCCCGATTTAATACATTTGTTTCCCAAGAATTAGGAGTATCAGTAGAGGATGTTTCTGGGTTTGTATTGGGGGGGCATGGGGATAGCATGGTTCCATTAGTTCGCTATTCACATGCCGGTGGAATTCCATTGGAAAAACTATTATCGGAAGAGCAAATCGGTTCTATTGTTGAAAGAACCCGTAAAGGCGGGGGAGAGATCGTTAACTTACTAGGACAAGGCAGTGCATATTATGCCCCGGCGGCTTCCCTGGTCCAAATGGCTGAGGCGATTGTCAAAGACAAAAATAGAATTCTACCTTCTGTAGCATATCTTGAGGGTGAATATGGTTATGAAAATATATATTTAGGCGTTCCAACTATACTTGGAGGAAACGGTATCGAAAGCATTATCGAAATTCCTCTAACATCTAAAGAACAAAAAGCCCTTGATGATTCGGCTAATGCAGTTAAAGATGTCTTGACACTAGTATGAATTATATAGAGTTAACCAAAGGCTGCCGACTTTTTCTCGGTAGCCTTTGGTTTTCTTTTAATAAGGAGATCGAAAGAATAAATACTTAAATTTCTAGTAAAAGAAGTAGATCCATTGTTTATAATATGGAAGAGTCCACCCAATAATCCAGTAGCGTCTATTTATACCACTGCCTAACTTTTTCATCTGATGGCAAGAGATATGTTAAAATCCCAAGCAACGGAAGTAATGAGATAGCGATCATGGTAGTCGTCAAACCAAACAAATCAATCAGTGATCCGAGGGCAACTGAACCGATGGCACCCATGCCAAATGCTAATCCAACAATAAGACCTGACATCGTGCCAATTTTCCCAGGGACGAGCTCCTGTGCATAAACAACGCTTACCGAGAAGCTGGACATCAGCAAAAAGCCAATTGATGCTAACAAAATAATCGAACTAACTGGTCCGATATGAGGTAAAACTAAAGCAAGTGGGGCAGGTGCTAGCAATGAAATTAGAATGACATTTTTTTTGCCAAAACGATCTGCTAACGGGCCACCGAAGAACGTGCCAACCGCTCCCATAAATAAGAAGGTAAAAACATATATTTGCGACTTTGCTATTGTTAGCCCATAATTCTCAATCGCATAGAACGCATAAAAATTAGAAATAGCTGCTGCATACCATGAACGAGCAAATACTAGGAATACGAGAACAATTAGCGCATTTTTAATGGATCTTGACATTTTCTTGTCTGGCTTCCTTGCCGTGTGCCTTATATTATTATTGGAAAATGCCTTCATTTGAGCAGCATACCATTTTGAAATATGTATGAGAAAAAATACGGCAAGGGCTGCAATCAAGGTAAACCAAATTGCCCCAAACTGTCCCAATGGAACGAGAACTAAGGCGGTAATTAATGGTGCAAGCGCTTGACCTGAGTTCCCTCCAACCTGGTATATTGACTGGGCAAGCCCTCTTCGTGTACCTGCAGCAAGATAGGCCACGCGTGAACCTTCCGGGTGAAAAATAGCTGAACCCAATCCAATAAATAATACACTGATGAGGATTGTCAAAAAATTGGGTGCCAGTGCAAGGCCAAGCATACCGAACATGCTGCTTGTGAGGCCAAGTGGCAGAGCATAGGGCATTGGACGTTTATCTGTGTATATGCCGATTAAGGGCTGCATGACAGATGAGACCATATTTAATGTGAAGGTAATTAACCC contains:
- a CDS encoding ethanolamine ammonia-lyase subunit EutB — its product is MNLTIKHLGHTYQFSSLKDLFAKANEEKSGDRLAGVGADSVQERIAAKEIMGDLTLQVIRDNPLLPPEEDEVSRIIESLVNERIYSSIKSWSISELREYILDSETTGEDLKRISQGLTSEMIAAVAKLMSNLDLIHASNKLEILTKCNITIGQKGVLSSRLQPNHPTDNVGGMLASLKEGLSYGVGDAVIGINPVEDSVESVKRLLHATHDFMEEWKIPTQNCVLAHVTTQMKAIEQGAPADMIFQSIAGTETANRSFGIDSTLLSEASELAKVQGTGTGPQRLYFETGQGSELSAEAHHGIDQMTLEARNYGFARYYDPYIVNTVVGFIGPEYLYDNKQVIRAGLEDHFMGKMHLLPMGVDICYTNHIKADQNDIENLGVLLTTAGVNFIIAAPMGDDCMLNYQSMSYHDVATLRQTFNKRPSPLFEKWLEGMGILENGKLTSQAGDPTIFTR
- a CDS encoding BMC domain-containing protein, with product MAKALGMIETRGLIGSIEAADVMVKAANVNLVKQEKIDAALVTILVEGDVSAVQAAVEAGRDAAQRVGELVAHYVIPHPDDQTREVLMKEDSPEQTKERKITKPRTAKKSKQKSETDSKQKPTFKNSSSFEDVPKDETNKEST
- a CDS encoding acetaldehyde dehydrogenase (acetylating), with translation MEFDSDLQSIQEMRGAVKRAKVAQKKFEEFSQEKIDYIVKKVADAAFEQSEFLARMAVEETGMGVVEHKIIKNQVGSRDVYESIKDEKTVGIVNEDRERKVTEFAYPFGVIAGIIPTTNPTSTAFFKTLISLKTRNAIVVSPHPYAAKCTVEALKICNKAAVEAGAPEGIIGWISKPSMPATTELMKHKDVDLILATGGGGLVKAAYSSGKPAYGVGPGNVPVYLEKSCNVKQAVKMVVDSKTFDNGTICATEQGIVVDQNIKEVTIRELKNSGAYFLDSEEKKKMEDVISPLRGGKLNPKIVGRTAPKIAEMAGITVPNDTRLLIAEENQIGKDIPFSIEKLAPIFPLYAAKSEEEAKRICLELLELGGRGHTLSLHTNDDKVAKMYGHEMPVSRLVVNTPSSIGAVGATTGLKASMTLGCGSYGGNITSDNITASHLLNIKRLAYGIKDVEIPKPSENRVVESSNSSESNEIDEIVDQVFQKVDTKDLDPQVVSKIVEKVLKQYQ
- a CDS encoding EutP/PduV family microcompartment system protein, with translation MQRKKKTIFPPGFSTGINKLPIGVVTKADAETADIPKAIHQLKRVISKGPIVITSAEENRGLDIIRDLVKCKSIKEMKEYAESCDSEDITFNETLYK
- a CDS encoding EutN/CcmL family microcompartment protein, encoding MIVGEVVGNIWATRKEEGLTGLKFLVVQPDSSFSSFSPSTFVAVDRIGAGVGDKVMVTNGSSASRIDNVQLPIDSLIIGIVDSVEVERGEGNG
- the eutC gene encoding ethanolamine ammonia-lyase subunit EutC; amino-acid sequence: MDPSTIEKVTKIVLSKLQSIDDSRNEEGVKMWDHTASTPTVERFPSSSIEEGAVGQVKFSKFDTTVKKTNHRANKGNGEATIQQKEPLDGLKELTNKTPARIGVGRAGVRPKTNAWLKFRYDHAAAVDAVFGEVDQSLLEALELFTVKTKVTDKETYIRRPDFGRRLSDEAKEMLNEKCQQSPQIQIIVSDGLSSKAINANLEDVYLSLQQSLKTLGLDVGTSFFIEKGRVAVMDDIGEQLKPEVVILLVGERPGLVSAESLSAYLCYKPRLDTIESDRTVLSNIHQGGIPPVEAGAYLGSLVEKIVSYEASGVSLVKKEG
- the eutL gene encoding ethanolamine utilization microcompartment protein EutL encodes the protein MRLDPIYADILSVRIIPNVDPMLAKQLKIKKSHKSLAMFTVDLDDVGVTALDEATKHADVDVAYAQSFYAGADHASGPLSGEFIGILSGPNPDEVKSGMGAVKQVVEHEAYFEAINEAKTHSLYAHVVSKPGKFLSKEAGVEPGQALAYLIAPPLEAVYGIDTALKASNVELTTFYRPPTETNFGGGLLTGTQSSCHAACEAFREAVMEVAENSTRY
- the mdh gene encoding malate dehydrogenase, with product MSFERKKFAVIGAGFTGTTTALMIAQKELGDVVLVDTPSMKNPTKGKALDMLEASPVQKFDSSITGTSDYKDIQDADMVIITAGIPRKPGMSRDDLVVTNAKIIKEVSENIVRYAPDSYILVLSNPVDAMTYVCYKETGFPKNRVIGQSGVLDTARFNTFVSQELGVSVEDVSGFVLGGHGDSMVPLVRYSHAGGIPLEKLLSEEQIGSIVERTRKGGGEIVNLLGQGSAYYAPAASLVQMAEAIVKDKNRILPSVAYLEGEYGYENIYLGVPTILGGNGIESIIEIPLTSKEQKALDDSANAVKDVLTLV
- a CDS encoding BMC domain-containing protein; translated protein: MALNGALGMIETKGLVASVEAADAMVKAANVNLVGKIHVGGGIVTILVSGDVGAVKAATESGSAAAQRVGELLSVHVIPRPHNELESILPKIEVNQQS
- a CDS encoding ethanolamine ammonia-lyase reactivating factor EutA, producing the protein MDQRKKEELLSAGIDIGTSTTKLIISRFSLMNTAGSTHMPRIEIVDKEVVYKSPIFRTPLKSDNEIDMNAIEEMVLSQYNEANITSNDIKTGAVIITGETATKTNAQEMINHLSRHAGEFLVATAGPDLESIIAAKGSGAYDYSKNTNKTIANIDIGGGTANIAVYQYGKLLGTCTLHVGGKLIEVSDDKINYIAPSLKKAIKRIDISIKEGEKYDQKDLRKITDYMTTIISSMLRNELTETEDLLLGRLPNWEQPIDVIMFSGGVSECIYHSENCHSVDRYNDIGNLLAMSITEDATLASWEWIKPNETVRATVLGAGTQTTEISGGTIQVDNETLPLRNLPVYKIPFKGDFAENLSQLTQSIEAGIEIYDPKKEGQNFALYLSDLPLLGFKEMQSLADALVNAVRKKPKQQPLIIVLERDLAKSLGQTIRVQHEHQHTLCIDQIYVEHGDYLDIGKALQSGVVPVVIKTLTFH
- a CDS encoding MFS transporter → MQKTNNKSKPPTTSQTVYPILFIIGLCHLLNDSLQAVIPAMFPILEKSFGLTFTQLGLITFTLNMVSSVMQPLIGIYTDKRPMPYALPLGLTSSMFGMLGLALAPNFLTILISVLFIGLGSAIFHPEGSRVAYLAAGTRRGLAQSIYQVGGNSGQALAPLITALVLVPLGQFGAIWFTLIAALAVFFLIHISKWYAAQMKAFSNNNIRHTARKPDKKMSRSIKNALIVLVFLVFARSWYAAAISNFYAFYAIENYGLTIAKSQIYVFTFLFMGAVGTFFGGPLADRFGKKNVILISLLAPAPLALVLPHIGPVSSIILLASIGFLLMSSFSVSVVYAQELVPGKIGTMSGLIVGLAFGMGAIGSVALGSLIDLFGLTTTMIAISLLPLLGILTYLLPSDEKVRQWYK
- a CDS encoding phosphate propanoyltransferase; translated protein: MNQQSLDEIVKDVITQLHNNNEGSSSGIPIGVSARHCHLDKIALERLFGEGYELTKKANLGQPGQFASNETVTIVGPKGSIEKVRILGPLRKSSQVEVSQTDAFKLGLKPPIRDSGNLSNSSPITIVGPKGSIFLHEGLIIAQAHIHMSPENAEHYGVQNGEHVRVKVGNERRPIQFEKVLIRVSKKYKLEMHIDTDEANAGIVKTGNYGELLKAGSSYD